From a region of the Etheostoma cragini isolate CJK2018 chromosome 22, CSU_Ecrag_1.0, whole genome shotgun sequence genome:
- the garem gene encoding GRB2-associated and regulator of MAPK protein 1 isoform X1 gives MDLGTMLYNNLKEVTWSTTSLPLDQFISAYRLPQIAKLDNGQLVEGLRDNDYLLIHSCRQWTTITAHSLEEGHYVIGPKIEIPVHYEGQFKLLEQDRDVKEPVQYFNSVEEVAKAFPERVYVMEEITFNVKMASGECNEDTEVYNITLSTGDELTLMGQAEILYAKTSKEKSRLNTIFKKIGKLNSISRIGRSKMPCLICMNHRTNESISLPFQCKGRFSTCSPLELQMQDGEHIIRNIVEKTRLPVNVTVPCSPPRNQHDLHLIREGHRYKLVNIQTKTVVVCCVLRSNKIIPIHFPFHMAMPRFIIPEELLQGELWLDTMVHRWFSFCQEQFDIDDYSRAVRDVRTDWNDDGKSPKKSSGNGSCSGSSGGSSGSNGCPSHMQIPSSLIYARDELTQSFHRLSVCVYGSNLHGNSEVNLQGCMTLCGDWALLPSDSVPTDPGESEHFPPEPMDSTNQKSSLNKLDVPYEELWLDHLRGQIPKPSISEGIRGCGTAAALPYPVTCPLGATPSSDASLTPPPVPPKSEAVKEECRLLNAPPIPPRSLKQMPSVPILSKPRQQGTRSPSPTLSYYSSGLHNISGASEQEAADPQEQSPVCYPCTWSRSASTEPNAALPSGSPPADRMSSRLSWPNNFSGGESHGTEEFLPASCRSYYSYPRKRSPGTPKTCTSGLVDLDGREHGHSSQDLRSSLNQFCTKSSSYNSEMYRDKPLEESNTKQSLSCPILPPRTPKPSALKKGPDSLSGSGCGSEQETSHCSRLRHEQGTKETTKSLPPNGPTAQWQPPSSLAGLSVEEVSKSLRFIGLPDDIGSLFVSEKIDGNLLLQLTEEILSEDFKLSKLQVKKLMQFINGWRPKV, from the exons ATGGACCTCGGAACAATGTTGTACAACAATTTAAAAGAGGTTACATGGAGCACAACGTCTTTGCCATTAGATCAATTTATCAGTGCTTATAGGTTGCCTCAAATTGCCAAGTTGGACAACG GTCAGCTGGTTGAAGGGCTCAGAGACAATGACTACCTCTTGATTCATTCCTGTCGTCAGTGGACGACTATTACTGCTCACAGTCTGGAGGAAGGACACTATGTCATTGGGCCCAAGATAGAGATCCCAGTGCATTATGAAG GCCAGTTTAAGCTGCTGGAGCAGGACAGAGATGTCAAGGAGCCTGTGCAGTACTTCAACAGCGTGGAGGAGGTGGCTAAAGCATTCCCTGAAAGGGTATACGTCATGGAAGAAATTACATTCAACGTTAAG atgGCGTCAGGAGAATGCAATGAAGATACTGAAGTTTACAACATTACCCTAAGCACCGGTGATGAGCTGACCCTGATGGGCCAGGCTGAGATCCTATATGCCAAGACCTCCAAGGAAAAATCCAGATTGAACACCATTTTTAAGAAGATTGGGAAGCTGAACTCCATCAGTAGGATTGGTCGAAGCAAGATGCCCTGCTTGATCTGCATGAACCATCGCACCAATGAGAGCATCAGCCTGCCTTTCCAGTGCAAAGGCAGGTTCAGCACCTGCAGTCCACTGGAGCTACAGATGCAGGACGGCGAGCACATCATCAGGAACATTGTGGAGAAAACCCGTCTCCCGGTTAATGTCACGGTACCCTGCAGTCCACCCCGCAACCAGCACGACCTGCACCTCATCCGCGAGGGTCATCGCTACAAATTGGTCAACATTCAGACGAAGACGGTGGTTGTGTGCTGCGTTCTACGAAGCAACAAAATCATCCCCATCCATTTCCCCTTCCACATGGCCATGCCTAGATTTATTATTCCAGAAGAATTGCTGCAAGGGGAGTTGTGGCTAGACACTATGGTACATCGCTGGTTCTCCTTCTGCCAGGAGCAGTTTGACATAGACGACTATTCGCGTGCTGTCCGCGACGTTCGGACGGACTGGAACGACGATGGTAAGAGTCCCAAGAAAAGCAGCGGGAATGGCAGTTGCAGTGGAAGCAGCGGAGGCAGCAGCGGCTCCAACGGTTGTCCCAGCCACATGCAGATTCCCAGCTCTTTGATTTATGCCCGGGATGAACTCACCCAGTCCTTCCACCgactatctgtgtgtgtgtatggcagCAACCTGCACGGCAACAGTGAGGTCAACTTGCAGGGCTGTATGACACTGTGTGGAGACTGGGCTCTTCTGCCTTCTGATAGCGTCCCTACAGACCCGGGAGAAAGTGAACACTTTCCCCCCGAACCCATGGATAGCACAAACCAAAAATCGTCCCTCAACAAGTTGGACGTTCCCTATGAGGAGCTGTGGTTGGATCACTTGAGAGGTCAGATCCCAAAACCTTCTATAAGTGAGGGGATTCGAGGCTGTGGTACAGCAGCAGCCCTGCCCTACCCGGTCACTTGTCCTCTTGGCGCAACACCCAGTTCAGATGCGTCTCTTACTCCACCACCAGTTCCACCCAAGTCTGAAGCT GTGAAGGAAGAATGCCGTCTTTTGAACGCCCCACCGATTCCTCCACGAAGTTTGAAGCAGATGCCATCAGTCCCCATCCTGTCCAAGCCACGGCAGCAAGGGACTCGGTCTCCGAGTCCAACCCTCTCCTATTATTCCTCTGGTCTCCACAACAT TAGTGGAGCATCTGAGCAAGAGGCGGCTGACCCACAAGAGCAAAGCCCCGTGTGCTACCCCTGTACCTGGAGTCGCTCGGCCAGCACTGAGCCCAATGCTGCCTTGCCCAGTGGTAGCCCGCCAGCGGACCGGATGTCCTCCAGGCTGTCTTGGCCAAACAACTTCAGCGGTGGAGAATCGCACGGCACGGAGGAATTTCTACCAGCCAGCTGTCGAAGTTACTACAGTTACCCCCGAAAAAGATCCCCGGGCACCCCAAAAACCTGCACATCCGGCCTCGTGGACCTTGACGGCCGAGAGCACGGACACAGCAGTCAGGACCTGAGGTCGTCTCTGAACCAGTTCTGCACCAAATCTTCAAGTTACAATTCAGAAATGTACAGAGACAAGCCCCTGGAAGAATCTAACACTAAGCAGAGCCTCTCTTGCCCCATCTTACCACCGAGAACACCCAAACCCAGTGCCCTAAAGAAGGGCCCAGATTCCCTATCAGGATCAGGCTGTGGCAGTGAGCAGGAAACTTCCCACTGCTCCCGTCTTCGGCATGAGCAGGGCACAAAAGAGACGACGAAGTCATTACCTCCTAACGGTCCCACTGCACAGTGGCAGCCCCCGTCCAGTCTGGCCGGCCTTTCTGTTGAAGAGGTGTCCAAATCTCTAAGGTTTATTGGCCTGCCAGATGACATCGGATCTCTTTTTGTGTCTGAGAAGATCGACGGGAATTTACTCCTGCAGCTCACAGAGGAGATTTTGTCAGAGGACTTCAAGCTAAGCAAACTGCAGGTAAAGAAACTCATGCAGTTCATAAATGGGTGGAGACCCAAGGTGTGA
- the LOC117938235 gene encoding uncharacterized protein LOC117938235 produces the protein MWTPGLLFLLLLTSCLRVSSVPPGKSLDEGQPTGLSKFKDVKQRLGSWFRDNYSGLGESLVNTVEQIPGVGTPLGALIKTMLLLLPQDDAIQPEFKALNVKLDNFRAEMKWDAWAAGAYQVPVNHIEKAWQEYTQLGTTHAKQDFFQSYRQHVDSTLVLHRYLTAEPGSVTPNLGDLLADRLGCHEKDIEAQFLYLNEIMCKGNTLIEKYNAFKGINTNARANEIASLSASALFQSHQRCLSDSEAYIERDIFERIDVTKKHQEIAHAVRAFLSETYYRYDWLVVAFTTQNAQIDVPQLRKHHLSGFTEVQKGRVTVAVAKQVTGDHSQTGAVKDQITKCIPRKVESCSDVVKILENCEESVSKTYTAVHAFKFKSHDSTNAVEGPHGDDDDDDDDDEGNSADSTSASLKPFLYNGHCGTRGKYTILIKSDTELRGERDLCPTLDCGPNGKCVFVPNTFIEVCECRYPYFGKRCDRRLGQPPCSSLSCRCHGSVRPPRYVPAADFGRY, from the coding sequence ATGTGGACTCCAGGCCTATTGTTCCTCCTGCTGCTGACCTCCTGCCTCCGTGTCTCAAGCGTTCCCCCCGGCAAGTCCCTCGACGAGGGACAACCAACTGGACTAAGTAAATTCAAGGATGTCAAACAAAGGCTTGGTAGTTGGTTTAGGGATAATTATAGTGGACTTGGAGAGTCGCTTGTTAACACTGTGGAGCAGATCCCGGGGGTTGGCACACCCTTAGGTGCACTGATCAAAACCATGCTGCTGCTATTGCCACAAGATGACGCTATCCAACCTGAATTTAAAGCTCTTAACGTTAAGCTTGACAACTTCCGTGCAGAAATGAAGTGGGATGCCTGGGCAGCGGGGGCCTACCAGGTTCCAGTGAACCACATAGAGAAAGCCTGGCAGGAATACACCCAGCTAGGGACTACTCACGCAAAACAGGATTTCTTCCAAAGTTACAGGCAGCATGTGGACAGCACTTTGGTCTTGCACCGATACCTGACAGCTGAACCAGGATCTGTAACACCCAACCTCGGAGACCTACTGGCTGACAGATTAGGATGTCATGAAAAAGACATTGAAGCGCAGTTTTTGTACTTGAATGAAATTATGTGTAAAGGCAATACACTTATTGAAAAGTACAACGCATTCAAAGGCATAAACACAAATGCCAGGGCCAATGAGATCGCCTCCCTATCTGCCTCCGCTTTGTTCCAATCGCACCAGAGATGCTTATCTGACAGTGAAGCTTACATAGAAAGGGACATTTTTGAGCGCATTGATGTAACCAAAAAACACCAAGAAATAGCCCACGCTGTCCGGGCCTTTCTGTCCGAAACATACTACAGGTACGACTGGCTGGTTGTTGCTTTTACAACCCAAAACGCACAGATTGACGTACCACAACTACGCAAGCATCATCTGTCAGGGTTTACTGAGGTCCAGAAAGGGAGAGTGACCGTGGCGGTAGCCAAACAGGTGACGGGGGATCACAGCCAGACTGGAGCCGTTAAAGATCAGATTACAAAGTGCATACCTAGGAAGGTTGAATCCTGTTCAGATGTAGTAAAGATCCTGGAGAACTGTGAGGAAAGCGTGAGTAAGACATATACAGCGGTGCAtgcctttaaatttaaaagtcaCGATTCCACCAATGCCGTGGAAGGACCacatggtgatgatgatgatgatgatgatgatgatgagggcAACTCTGCAGACTCCACTAGTGCATCTCTTAAACCCTTCCTCTATAACGGCCACTGTGGAACACGGGGAAAGTATACCATTTTAATTAAGAGTGACACAGAGCTGAGGGGTGAAAGAGACCTCTGCCCCACGTTAGACTGCGGGCCAAatggtaagtgtgtgtttgtgccaaaCACCTTCATAGAAGTGTGTGAGTGCCGGTACCCGTACTTCGGTAAGCGGTGTGACCGGCGCCTAGGCCAGCCGCCTTGTTCTTCTCTGAGCTGCCGGTGCCATGGCTCCGTCAGGCCGCCCAGATACGTGCCGGCCGCTGATtttggccgatattag
- the garem gene encoding GRB2-associated and regulator of MAPK protein 1 isoform X2 — MDLGTMLYNNLKEVTWSTTSLPLDQFISAYRLPQIAKLDNGQLVEGLRDNDYLLIHSCRQWTTITAHSLEEGHYVIGPKIEIPVHYEGQFKLLEQDRDVKEPVQYFNSVEEVAKAFPERVYVMEEITFNVKMASGECNEDTEVYNITLSTGDELTLMGQAEILYAKTSKEKSRLNTIFKKIGKLNSISRIGRSKMPCLICMNHRTNESISLPFQCKGRFSTCSPLELQMQDGEHIIRNIVEKTRLPVNVTVPCSPPRNQHDLHLIREGHRYKLVNIQTKTVVVCCVLRSNKIIPIHFPFHMAMPRFIIPEELLQGELWLDTMVHRWFSFCQEQFDIDDYSRAVRDVRTDWNDDGKSPKKSSGNGSCSGSSGGSSGSNGCPSHMQIPSSLIYARDELTQSFHRLSVCVYGSNLHGNSEVNLQGCMTLCGDWALLPSDSVPTDPGESEHFPPEPMDSTNQKSSLNKLDVPYEELWLDHLRGQIPKPSISEGIRGCGTAAALPYPVTCPLGATPSSDASLTPPPVPPKSEAVKEECRLLNAPPIPPRSLKQMPSVPILSKPRQQGTRSPSPTLSYYSSGLHNIGASEQEAADPQEQSPVCYPCTWSRSASTEPNAALPSGSPPADRMSSRLSWPNNFSGGESHGTEEFLPASCRSYYSYPRKRSPGTPKTCTSGLVDLDGREHGHSSQDLRSSLNQFCTKSSSYNSEMYRDKPLEESNTKQSLSCPILPPRTPKPSALKKGPDSLSGSGCGSEQETSHCSRLRHEQGTKETTKSLPPNGPTAQWQPPSSLAGLSVEEVSKSLRFIGLPDDIGSLFVSEKIDGNLLLQLTEEILSEDFKLSKLQVKKLMQFINGWRPKV; from the exons ATGGACCTCGGAACAATGTTGTACAACAATTTAAAAGAGGTTACATGGAGCACAACGTCTTTGCCATTAGATCAATTTATCAGTGCTTATAGGTTGCCTCAAATTGCCAAGTTGGACAACG GTCAGCTGGTTGAAGGGCTCAGAGACAATGACTACCTCTTGATTCATTCCTGTCGTCAGTGGACGACTATTACTGCTCACAGTCTGGAGGAAGGACACTATGTCATTGGGCCCAAGATAGAGATCCCAGTGCATTATGAAG GCCAGTTTAAGCTGCTGGAGCAGGACAGAGATGTCAAGGAGCCTGTGCAGTACTTCAACAGCGTGGAGGAGGTGGCTAAAGCATTCCCTGAAAGGGTATACGTCATGGAAGAAATTACATTCAACGTTAAG atgGCGTCAGGAGAATGCAATGAAGATACTGAAGTTTACAACATTACCCTAAGCACCGGTGATGAGCTGACCCTGATGGGCCAGGCTGAGATCCTATATGCCAAGACCTCCAAGGAAAAATCCAGATTGAACACCATTTTTAAGAAGATTGGGAAGCTGAACTCCATCAGTAGGATTGGTCGAAGCAAGATGCCCTGCTTGATCTGCATGAACCATCGCACCAATGAGAGCATCAGCCTGCCTTTCCAGTGCAAAGGCAGGTTCAGCACCTGCAGTCCACTGGAGCTACAGATGCAGGACGGCGAGCACATCATCAGGAACATTGTGGAGAAAACCCGTCTCCCGGTTAATGTCACGGTACCCTGCAGTCCACCCCGCAACCAGCACGACCTGCACCTCATCCGCGAGGGTCATCGCTACAAATTGGTCAACATTCAGACGAAGACGGTGGTTGTGTGCTGCGTTCTACGAAGCAACAAAATCATCCCCATCCATTTCCCCTTCCACATGGCCATGCCTAGATTTATTATTCCAGAAGAATTGCTGCAAGGGGAGTTGTGGCTAGACACTATGGTACATCGCTGGTTCTCCTTCTGCCAGGAGCAGTTTGACATAGACGACTATTCGCGTGCTGTCCGCGACGTTCGGACGGACTGGAACGACGATGGTAAGAGTCCCAAGAAAAGCAGCGGGAATGGCAGTTGCAGTGGAAGCAGCGGAGGCAGCAGCGGCTCCAACGGTTGTCCCAGCCACATGCAGATTCCCAGCTCTTTGATTTATGCCCGGGATGAACTCACCCAGTCCTTCCACCgactatctgtgtgtgtgtatggcagCAACCTGCACGGCAACAGTGAGGTCAACTTGCAGGGCTGTATGACACTGTGTGGAGACTGGGCTCTTCTGCCTTCTGATAGCGTCCCTACAGACCCGGGAGAAAGTGAACACTTTCCCCCCGAACCCATGGATAGCACAAACCAAAAATCGTCCCTCAACAAGTTGGACGTTCCCTATGAGGAGCTGTGGTTGGATCACTTGAGAGGTCAGATCCCAAAACCTTCTATAAGTGAGGGGATTCGAGGCTGTGGTACAGCAGCAGCCCTGCCCTACCCGGTCACTTGTCCTCTTGGCGCAACACCCAGTTCAGATGCGTCTCTTACTCCACCACCAGTTCCACCCAAGTCTGAAGCT GTGAAGGAAGAATGCCGTCTTTTGAACGCCCCACCGATTCCTCCACGAAGTTTGAAGCAGATGCCATCAGTCCCCATCCTGTCCAAGCCACGGCAGCAAGGGACTCGGTCTCCGAGTCCAACCCTCTCCTATTATTCCTCTGGTCTCCACAACAT TGGAGCATCTGAGCAAGAGGCGGCTGACCCACAAGAGCAAAGCCCCGTGTGCTACCCCTGTACCTGGAGTCGCTCGGCCAGCACTGAGCCCAATGCTGCCTTGCCCAGTGGTAGCCCGCCAGCGGACCGGATGTCCTCCAGGCTGTCTTGGCCAAACAACTTCAGCGGTGGAGAATCGCACGGCACGGAGGAATTTCTACCAGCCAGCTGTCGAAGTTACTACAGTTACCCCCGAAAAAGATCCCCGGGCACCCCAAAAACCTGCACATCCGGCCTCGTGGACCTTGACGGCCGAGAGCACGGACACAGCAGTCAGGACCTGAGGTCGTCTCTGAACCAGTTCTGCACCAAATCTTCAAGTTACAATTCAGAAATGTACAGAGACAAGCCCCTGGAAGAATCTAACACTAAGCAGAGCCTCTCTTGCCCCATCTTACCACCGAGAACACCCAAACCCAGTGCCCTAAAGAAGGGCCCAGATTCCCTATCAGGATCAGGCTGTGGCAGTGAGCAGGAAACTTCCCACTGCTCCCGTCTTCGGCATGAGCAGGGCACAAAAGAGACGACGAAGTCATTACCTCCTAACGGTCCCACTGCACAGTGGCAGCCCCCGTCCAGTCTGGCCGGCCTTTCTGTTGAAGAGGTGTCCAAATCTCTAAGGTTTATTGGCCTGCCAGATGACATCGGATCTCTTTTTGTGTCTGAGAAGATCGACGGGAATTTACTCCTGCAGCTCACAGAGGAGATTTTGTCAGAGGACTTCAAGCTAAGCAAACTGCAGGTAAAGAAACTCATGCAGTTCATAAATGGGTGGAGACCCAAGGTGTGA
- the ncf2 gene encoding neutrophil cytosol factor 2 has protein sequence MKPLSGRAEQRKRRYEESLADFQQAFKALRGNQLIDYKALGLRYKLYACEVLINVALAEAQLGHWEKAHENLVKALNYKTDAKLNIIDKALDSALKQKLFKPVEFPSKVLFKPNKHYVAELEKKDYLGKAKVVASVVPQDAFSGFAPLQPQVEDGPTRPKEPEVLRALEGEPHTVLFEFVPETSDELAVVPGNIVFVLQKGADNWASVIFNERRGLVPYNYLEPLEINLASKQNEGRAQPPSRKAPIRPERKQGLTPSGNSSGVTKRKVCFLNVNRQGNRPKFNQRQHGNGKCVESCQRGAHHFVV, from the exons atgaaaCCTCTCTCTGGACgtgcagagcagagaaagaggag GTATGAGGAGAGTTTAGCTGATTTCCAGCAGGCCTTCAAAGCACTAAGAGGCAACCAGCTGATAGACTACAAAGCACTTGGTCTCAGATACAAATTATATGCATGTGAG GTTCTGATTAATGTGGCTCTGGCTGAGGCTCAGCTGGGTCACTGGGAAAAAGCCCATGAAAACCTCGTGAAGGCTCTCAACTACAAGACAGATGCCAAGCTCAACATCATCGACAAAGCCCTGGACTCCGCCCTG aaacagaaactttTCAAACCAGTCGAGTTCCCATCCAAAGTGCTGTTTAAACCCAATAAGCACTATGTTGCTGAGCTGGAGAAGAAGGACTACCTGGGCAAAGCTAAG GTTGTGGCCTCCGTCGTACCTCAGGATGCCTTCTCTGGATTTGCCCCACTACAGCCACAG GTTGAAGACGGTCCAACTCGTCCAAAAGAACCTGAGGTTCTAAG GGCTTTAGAAGGAGAGCCCCACACTGTGCTGTTTGAGTTTGTTCCTGAGACCAGTGATGAGCTGGCTGTTGTGCCAGGAAATATTGTGTTTGTACTGCAGAAGGGGGCCGACAACTGGGCATCTGTGATCTTCAATGAAAGA AGGGGACTTGTTCCGTACAATTACCTGGAACCTTTGGAGATCAACTTGGCTTCTAAACAGAATGAG GGAAGAGCTCAGCCTCCAAGTCGAAAAGCACCGATCAGACCTGAAAGGAAACAAG GTCTTACTCCTAGTGGGAACAGCAGTGGAGTCACAAAACGAAAGGtatgctttttaaat GTTAACCGCCAAGGCAACAGACCAAAGTTCAATCAACGCCAGCACGGAAATGGAAAGTGTGTGGAGTCGTGCCAGCGGGGTGCACATCACTTTGTGGTGTAG